The stretch of DNA AAGCCACTCATTCAAAGGCTTGAAAAATCTGAAACTCTTAGACATTACTGGTGCTGCCCAGTTGGAGAGAGTCGAGAAAGGAGCTTTGGAGGACAACATAAACTTGGAAACTATCGTACTGGCCAATAATAAGAAACTATCAGTGATAGAAGAAGGTACTTTACTCGGCTTGCCTAAGCTGAAACATGTTACGCTTAGAGACAACGCCATTGTTACGATCAGTGAAACTGTGTTCGTCGGAAAAGAGCTGAGACAACTGGATATCACTGACAATCCTATTTCCTGCGACTGCCAACTTCTTTGGCTGCATGAATTATTGAATGAGAAGAGTAATTTCACTCAAATCCAATGCGCGGAGCCACTACATTTGAAGGACAAGTACTTACGTACTATAACTGCAGACGGTTTGGGCTGCGCCGTTCACGACACGCGGCAGCAAACGATTATATGTGTCGTAGTAGTCGCCTGCGTGGCTTTCCTAGCATCACTCGTGCTCGTGCTGTATCGCTACCGCAAGAGCATGCACGAGAAGCTCAAGGACTACAAGTGGAACAAGCGCGCGATGCGCAAAGACTTGGAATACCACAAGCCCATCTCCACCGAAGAAGACTGCATCGTGCGCGGCATCCACCCCGCGCAGTACCCCGCGCCGCACGCGCCCGGTCTCCGGCCGATCCCGGTGACGGAACTGTAGCTAGAGCTTTACGCCTCCCCCAGCGTGTTCTTCATGTCGGGCCAGCAGCAGGGctcggcgcggcgcgcgcggggaggcggcggcggcggcacgcTGCCCGCCAACGGCTTCACGTACATCGGCGGCGACCGCCCGCCCCCGCTCACGCTCAACAACGGCGCGCCCGCGCTGCTCAACAACGGCTCGCTGCGCTCGTTGCCCGACAAGAAGAACAACCGCAACGGCTTCGTGTGCCACGAGAACTTCCCGCGCGCGGACCGCTACTCTCGCAAGCAGGAGAACGGGTACATTCGCAACTCGGAAACCATTATCGGCTTCCCGCGAACTCGCGACTACGACGACTACAGCGAGCCCGAGTACTCGGTGATCGCGGAGGCCGATCGCGACTATCGTTCGTGCGCGCACTCCAACACCTTCAACTGTTGAGCCCGGGAGGCGTGAACTTTCAATCGTTTGTGATCTTGTAATTCTAGCAATAAATCTTCATTCCATTAAGTTTTTCTATGGAGGACCTTGTGATGGGACTTAGTGTAGCGGTTAGTGACGTTTAGAACTTCGGGATCGGTGTACGTGCGACCAGTGAGGACTATGTATCGTATTCGGTTTAAGAGAGTACATTAtttgtaaattataaatttaagtaGCGATGGATCTATTTTTCGATGGGGCGGAGGGCGGTTGGAAGTGAGACTTTCATGAAGACGCCCGTCTGTACAGACTAGTCGCGTGCGGCAAGCGCCGCTGCCACGTAAGGTCGCCTTTGCACTTTTGCACCTGCGTTCCTACTTACGCGAATAAAACTTACAAGTACAAAGGCGGGGTAAATACATCATCATCTATGTGATTCGTAAGTATCCTACCTATGGGTAGGCGGTACTTTGTATTTGTTTTGTACAAAAACCATTCCATAAGTCTTTTTAATgtctaaatttttatttataacgaATAAATATTAAGTGTGCGTTAAATAAGACACCAATATGAATGATAGGTAACCTATTATAGGattaataaatgtaaatatatttatactatattgagatatttataaaatttaatacgaTCTTATTCTTCTTAAAGTTTCATAAAATTATTTCTGTATTTCACTTACATTAGTATGACTAGTTTGTTTGCTATGGACTGGGACCAGTTTCTCAaatgcttgtaacttgtaatacaaggggaagtccctttttaacaaatgctgtcaaaaagtgacatccacttgtattacaagcttttgagaatcGGGCCCCTGGTATCGTATTTCCTCCTCGTCACTATTGTTAATACATTGTATTTCATATTAGGTACGGCAGCACCCACTTCTTACCTGTATGTCTCACTTTTCGCTCAAATCTCACAAATGCATAACGGACCTACTTAAGTTTCAGTGAAATTGTAGAtgccgtaaaatggggtgattTAGGAATGACGGGGTTAAATGACaacttataattttctaaattaaCTTGATCCATTCAAGTAAACAGCATAAAATACAACTACCaaaaatatcgaaaaaaaaatagcATTTCAAGGTCACCTCATTCTgctgtaggtacatattctCATGTCGCAACgattttttgttaatatttaagtTCATCATTGCCATTACATGATTACAGTAATTAattatgtcaaaataaaatatgtaatctTTAAGAGATGTTGATATTTAAATCAGCTACAATAAGTGTGCTACTGAAAGCAATACATAATATTAAAACTGTTATAGATATATTTCACAAACTTGTAAAGGCTATTTATCAATAAATAGAGAACTTAACTTACAATACAAACGAAAGACCCAATAAAAAGATATCAGAAAATTCATAAATTACAATGCccgtttctttatttatttcgtttgaAGCTAAATAGAGCGAATAAGTATCTAATCTCGACGTACGACGAGAATGAAATATTATAGCCATCATGTTATAAAAGCTagagcttggcaaaaaagagcaGAAATAAAAAGTgtcaacactgtagtgtcgtcctttttaaaccaatttatataagaaaacgggacgacactacagtgttgccactttttaatttctactctttttttgccaagctgtaggtAAGTGTTgcaatataaaatgtaaaaagttttttatttattaatactagCCTAACCATAGTCTGATAATTTTAAAGCACTTAGAAATATTCTGTTATACTATGCGCTAGATGCCTGCCACGTTATAAGTATCTTACGACATttttacgaataaaattatttgactTGTTTAACGTAGGTACAATGTAGTTCGGAAAATTGAGTTCCTTTTAATATTTGCAATGTAATTTACACAGGGTCTGAGAAGTTCGAATATGGAACGAATTTAAGCTGTTCGAATTTCGAAATTCAGAGTTGCAGTCTATGGGAGCTAAAATTCGTGGAAATCAGAATGCCGAATGAATACGAGTACACTTTGCATAAGTTACCCAATAACGTTAATATTTTTCCGCGTAAATTGGAATAACGTCAAGTCTAGGAACTTGAGGAAACGTGAAAACCGTTAtacgaaaaatattttttaaaccaaTTCAACGAACGAAACGAATGTTTTTTGTGTagctaata from Cydia splendana chromosome 5, ilCydSple1.2, whole genome shotgun sequence encodes:
- the LOC134790442 gene encoding leucine-rich repeat neuronal protein 1-like isoform X2, which codes for MMTRNQDPRLCERTGELHVNDKQQTAGTDAVKAVEQGVRVMVTAWQVSRRVANVLTSNAFIVVLISLELLAWRSGAAALANCPSGCSCNDETLVVVCEESRLDVLPIALNPSIQRLIIRNNKIKTIDSSMQFYAELQHLDLSQNHLVNIPTKSFAYQRKLQELHLNHNKISSVTNTTFQGLNALTVLNLKRNFLEELTNGVFSTLPRLEELNLGQNRISRIEPKAFAGLTALRILYLDDNQLSSVPTMSFSLLGSLAELHVGLNAFSYLPDDTFAGLNRLAVLDLNGAGLFNISENAFRGLPGLRSLNLFGNRLSVVPTQQLGGLTRLEELYIGQNDFVALESHSFKGLKNLKLLDITGAAQLERVEKGALEDNINLETIVLANNKKLSVIEEGTLLGLPKLKHVTLRDNAIVTISETVFVGKELRQLDITDNPISCDCQLLWLHELLNEKSNFTQIQCAEPLHLKDKYLRTITADGLGCAVHDTRQQTIICVVVVACVAFLASLVLVLYRYRKSMHEKLKDYKWNKRAMRKDLEYHKPISTEEDCILELYASPSVFFMSGQQQGSARRARGGGGGGTLPANGFTYIGGDRPPPLTLNNGAPALLNNGSLRSLPDKKNNRNGFVCHENFPRADRYSRKQENGYIRNSETIIGFPRTRDYDDYSEPEYSVIAEADRDYRSCAHSNTFNC